A stretch of DNA from Besnoitia besnoiti strain Bb-Ger1 chromosome II, whole genome shotgun sequence:
CGAGGCCGTcgtggagaaggaggaggcgcgcgggacgGAGATCACCTggcgcttccgcgcgcttctcAACGTCGTGCTCATTCACGCACAGCTGCGTAAGCAAATTCTCCTTCTAAAAAAGGTCAACAGGAGGAAACGATGCAGCCTCAACTCCGCGGGCCGCTACAAGGTCCACTTcaacgaagaaaaaacagtCTGCTTATCCTGGAGCCCTGCATCTCCTCTGCTGGGCGTCTGCGTAGGGGTGTGACGGCGGGGATCCTCTTGACTGgaacgcgagaaaaaaaacgccacagagagagatctgcgacgcgagacgaagagccCGGAGTCTGAGTCAGAGGATCTACCCGTCTCTCACCCGGTTCACGAGTGCCTTTCCTGCCTGTTTTTCTAGGTTGAGTTAGCAAAGCCCTAAACCGTAaggcgtctttctctcttaAAGCGCCTCCCGTTCCGCAgtctgcctgcgtctctccttctctgaCAGTCGCCGCTCTGAGCGGCCTCCACCTTCTCGCTTCGCATCTGCTCTGCTGTGTTttgttttcgttttttttgcAGGCGAGATggagagcgcggccgcggcgtaccggcgcctccttccgctgATGCGCCAGGTGACGCGGAACGAAACAGCGGAGGCGATCAACGCCGTCCTGGAGGCGCTAAGcgtggaggcgtcgccctggcgcgcgacgcccgcttccgccgcggcatgcggcgacgctggaggTGCAGTTGCGCgaaacgcgggcgcggagggtGGCGAAGCGCCtagcgcgccggcggaggcgtcgcctctAGCCAACGTCGAGGCGATCTTCAAGCTCACGCTTGAGGCGTTGCAAGAAAACCACCTCAAGGTGaggggcggacgcgcgcgagttcgATCCACTTCGCTTTTTGTGCCtagaggcagcgcgcggacAGCACGCTGAAGCGAGGAGATGAGGTCTGACGCAACGGCGATGCAAgtgctgcttctgcagcgactcgccaggggggggggggggggggggggggggggggggggggggggagggggggacgaTTCGGTGTCCATCGGAATGCCGACATGCCCGGTGGGGCGCGTCACGGAGAAAGGAGCTGCGACATGTCCCTAAGGCATGTCTAATTCGCAACGAGAATGCATTTTTTGTGGCTTCCGTAGCGCCTTTGGTTCCGGACGTGTAGCCGCATGATCAAGCTGTTCCTGCACCAAGGCGAGTTCGCTAAGGTACGACTCGTCACCTTCGCTTCGGGGTCGTATACACAGGAGTTGTTTCCAGTTTCGTCTGGGAACTCGGCGGCTAGATCTGTTTGGCGGGCGTCTCCCGTTCCCGCCAGCAATCCTCGCGCACACTGcagctcgccgtctctctcgagAGGTTTCCTATCTTCGCGCTTCTGCTCTGCACCGTGCGCCTCCTTTGCCGTCGGGCTTCATCGCGGCCTCCCACCTtgcgtgcggctgcagccgccgcgtcttcttctgtctcgtGCCCCTGAAGAGCAGTTCAGCGGCTTCTGTGcacgtctgcttcttcctcttgtCGGCTTCTAGAGCAACGCGGGGGttggcgcgcggcctgcgcggggcGCCTTTGAGGCGTTTCGCAAAAATCAAAAACGCTGCAGCCTTTCCTTCTGCTTTGCATGCAGGCTGCGACGCTTCTTCGGGAcgtgcggcgcgaggcgcgtctgccgccgctggacgcgtcagaccgcctgccgcgcgaagcggacgcgtcgggcgcgtcgggcgcgtcgggcgaGGGCTGCGAGGATCTGCCGGCGGGGCAGCTTCTCGAGTTCTacgcgctggagagcgccgtctgcgtgcaTGAGCAGAATTTCCCGCGGCTCTGCCGGCTGGCGCAGGAGGCCGAGCGGTTCCTGAGTGAAGGCATCGCCGACCCCAAGCACGTCGCGGCGATCCGCGAAGTGCATGCGAAGATTCACATGGCCTTCCGCGAGTGGCGCGGAGCTCTTATCGCCTTCTCCGAGGCCTTTCGAAACTTCCAAGAAGCAGGACAAGCCACGTGAGTTGGTGCAGCGACACAAGAAATACCGAAAACGAACAGGAGAAACGggacgaggaaggaggcgaaggggaGGAAGGAGGGGTCGTGGAGCCTCGCGAGGCACTCCGAAATGCGCCAAAAAAGAGACTTGGCGCGACTGGAGAGACGTCGagcgggcgcgacggcgcggcggcgagagtgAGGCaggccgagggcgccgagaagcgcagaggcgaaaggaaTGAGGCACAGGAGAGAtggcggagggagcggcaAGAATCGGAAAGTCCATCAAACAAGCGCGACgaaggaagaaaacgcaCAGCCTGCAAGGGCGTGAAACGTGCGCCACTGCCTCCAGGGCATCTCGCCTGCTTGAGCGTGTATGTAGTTATCGAGAGTTTGTTTTTGTATTTTCTTCAACAGGCGGctctcgctcggcgtcgtGCTGGCTGCTGACTGTGCCGCGATCGTTTTAACTGGTTCTTGTCTTTTTgcaggaaagcgaagaagatgctgcagctgcttgtCCTCGCaagtctcctctcctcttcagATATCAACCCTCTCGACaccagagaggcgaaggccttGCAGGTCCGcagctctctctgcctctcgaaAGAAGTTCCTTTTTTTTGAGAGCTCTCTCTCAAGGTTTTTCTTGTTTTTGAGAGTTCTATCTCAACTCGCAGGCTCATCAAgggggcgcctccgcgtgcggcgcgtctggAATTGCAGAATGCCTTCTGTGAATCTCGCTCTTTCTCGTTGCGTGGTCTGTGCTGGCATGGCGCCGTTCTCGATAGATACGCATGTGTATATACCTATTTCTcggcatacatacatatatctatctctCTATTCatccatctatctatatctgtctatGTATgtttatctatctatatccatctatttatctatctatgtatttATCTATCTGCATCTATCTATTCATCTGTCTACCCTCATctatctgtctgtctgtctacctatctatctgcatgtatctatctatctgtctacctacatctatctatctgtctaccTATATCTATGTATTTATCCGCCCATCTATCCTTTTGTCGCTTCGGGTTTAGGGTTCGAGCTCTGCAGCCACGAATATGCATGTTTTCCCCTGCGACTATCGAtggcgtgtgcatgcatccgcATCGCGCGCAAGTGAAAGCGCCAGCGGGTGAAAACGTCTTCCATAAAACAAGAAAGACCTTCTCGGTCCGCAGCGAGACACTCCCACCCTCCAGGCTCTTCACACACGCACATCaacagatatacatatatatatatatatatatatgcatacctatatgcatgcatttcTTTGTGTGCACCTGTGGATCGTCTGTCTCGAGGGcgctgtgtgtctgcagagAGTTTCTCGCGTTTGTTTTTTCGCTTCAGGCGGACGCTGGCATTGCGGCGATGCACGAACTGAGGAAGGCATTTGATGCCAACGACGTAGCGGCTGCCCACCGCGTAGGTGCTGAAGCGTCTGTAGAAAACGCTGAGGAGAGAAACAAAGACAGGGAGGCAGCCATCTCGGCGCGGGGGACAGGGCACCGAATAGAGAGACGGATTGGAGCTAGCGCGAAAGcaaaagacgagagagagagagagaaagacgcgtCCGCGCAGCCAGGCGAGGCAGCCAGGAGACGAACCCCCCCGCATCGCAGAGGATTGCGTGGTGTCTGTCTCGGTGTTGTTTTTCCTGTACCAGCTGCTCACTGACCCAGAGTACGGGCTCGCGACAGATCCCTACATCTCCCTGTTCACCGATGACCTCCTGAGCAACATTCGGTAAGGGCATGTCTCTCGAtgaggcgcggcagagtTTGAAGACGAATGAGGGATGAAGGAAGCGAGCGAaatgcgccgcgcgcgagcgaagacgacacgtgacagagaggcgagcgatCAGATGTTTCCGTTGCGTGTGTGTCGCCATTTTCGGCGCTTCAGAGTGCGGGCACTGCCCTCCATCGTCGCCTCCTACGCGGAGATGCCGCTGCAGACACTCCAAGAGGAACTACGCGCAGACTGTGCGCGAGAGGTTCGCAGCGCGGTGGCGCGGGTAGGCGAAGAATAAAAAAAAACCGAAAAGAATGTCCTGAGAGTTGGCGAACGAAAGAGCTCAAGCCGGGAAGAACTTCGCGGGCTGCAGCCTTGCGAGATTGAGGGGAATACGACAATTCCTTCCGCGTTGTTTTTTTCCCGTTCTGTTCTTTCACAAGCAATTCTTCTTGTCTTTATCTGCATCTATCCATGTgcctatacatatatatataacaaGATATTTTTGTGAATATGAATGTGTATATTTACTTACAGG
This window harbors:
- a CDS encoding PCI domain-containing protein (encoded by transcript BESB_036820); translation: MSDFDEEEIQFEYESDGDQYGEDVEDEEAILIENSFYEAQDVQHRNPRAALKLYEAVVEKEEARGTEITWRFRALLNVVLIHAQLREMESAAAAYRRLLPLMRQVTRNETAEAINAVLEALSVEASPWRATPASAAACGDAGGAVARNAGAEGGEAPSAPAEASPLANVEAIFKLTLEALQENHLKRLWFRTCSRMIKLFLHQGEFAKAATLLRDVRREARLPPLDASDRLPREADASGASGASGEGCEDLPAGQLLEFYALESAVCVHEQNFPRLCRLAQEAERFLSEGIADPKHVAAIREVHAKIHMAFREWRGALIAFSEAFRNFQEAGQATKAKKMLQLLVLASLLSSSDINPLDTREAKALQADAGIAAMHELRKAFDANDVAAAHRLLTDPEYGLATDPYISLFTDDLLSNIRVRALPSIVASYAEMPLQTLQEELRADCAREVRSAVARALAESRIAGEIDDVRQVLFLRPRQPPSASAASPRVTADPGGQEADAHQSAVRSQEEEGKREGEALQAWVSAVSSLAEKFNQLPYR